From the Pseudomonadota bacterium genome, the window GAGGCTCTTGCCATAGGTAAATGGTACGAAACTGCCGACTGTTTTAAGTGCATCACCCATTATTCCCTTACCCTTCACTCCTACTTTTTCCAAACAGCAGCACCGCCTGCTCGCTCTGCTTGGTCGTTTCGGGATCGGCTTTCTCGTATCTGCCGTAATACCACTTGCTATCGGCGGTAGGTTTGATCGAAATCTCTTTCACGAGGGTAATATCGTCGTATCCACCCTCATACCCCGGCACCACGACCCGGGCATGTGAGGGGTATGCCTGCAAATATTTGATCAATTCTTCAACATTCATTTTGTGTTACCTCTCTTTTACACCCGTTCACAACTTTCATGAAATCGCAAAAATACGCTTCCATACCTCGTCCTGCCTGTAGTCACTACCTATCCCCGTCATGTCCATATCCCTAAAGCGTGTCCAAAAAAGTTTGATTATGGACATGTTCGTATATCGTGTCGACATTATCGACACGTTTATATTTCATGTCGATAAAATCAATAGCAATCGACACGTTTCTCCAACATGTCGATGGCATCGACATGTTAACCTGATAACAACTCATATAGCTTCACGTTGAGATACAACCTCTCTTTACCAAGTTTCTGGCTTTTAAGAATCCCGACCTTCTCAAGGGCCTTTAAATACTCTGCCGCCGTCTGCCGTTTTGCTATTCCTTCTTCAACAAGAAACTCGCCTTTTGTATACGGCTGGTGAAACAACAGTTCTATAAGCTCCTTTGAGTAAACCCGTTCAGGGAGCTTTTTCTTCGCCACTTTAAGCGTGTCTTCCAAGAGGTCTCTGATCTGAATAATTTTGTTTTTGGTGAACAGAGCGGTTTGTTCGATGGCATCCAGCATATAGACAATCCACGGTTCCCACTCATCAAATTCTGTAACTTTGCGCAAGAGACGGTAGTATTCCGTTTTTTTTTCAATTATATACTTACTAAGGTAAAGAACAGGCAAATCGAGCAGTTCGTTGAATTCGAGATAAAGGATATTGAGAATCCTCCCCGTTCTTCCATTACCGTCAGAAAAAGGATGGATAGTTTCAAACTGATAGTGGATTACTGCAAGCTTAATAAGGTGGTCTACCGTATTCTCCTCATGAATATATTTTTCGAGATTTGCCAGTTTATCCCTAATAATCTGTTCTCCCTCAGGTGGCGTAAAAACAACCTCCCCGGTTGCGGCATTTGCTATCTTTGTGCCAGGGGTATTTCTTATGCCTGAATTGTTCTGTTTGATTGTTTGATAGATTTTAACTAAGAGGTTTGTTGTCAGCAATTGTTTTTCCTTTAGCAGGTTGAAGCCTTCCCATAAAGCTTCTCTATAACGGAGAACTTCTTTTGTTGCAGGATCAATCTGACTCGTTTTCGCAGCAAATGCACGAAACAGGGCATCATTCGTAGTGATAATATTTTCAATTTCTGAACTGGCTTTCGCTTCCTGTAATACCAGCGAATTTATGAGAATAGACTGGTTTGGGATTGTCTCGCCAAGCCCTTTCAGTTCCGCTAAAGCACGTCCCGCAGTGATCGCCTTTTTGAGTATTGCCTTAGTTTCAAGGTCAGTTTTTGGGGGTAGCATAGGTAAATCGTTGTAAGGTTTTGTCGGATCAAATTTCATAGCCCAGCCCTCTTAAATTTTTCTTTATCTCGGCTTCCAGTCGTGCTGATTCTGCAAACTGCTCTTTGAGCGTGGTGGTGAGGCGGGTTATCTTCTCATGGAAGGGCTCACCATCGTCCTCAACCGCCTCTGCGCCCACGTAGCGCCCCGGCGTGAGGACATGGCCGTGCCCGCGTATATCTTCCAGCGTTACGGATTTGCAGAATCCTTTGACGTCTTCGTATGTTCCGCCCTCACCCCGCCATGCGTGGTATGTTAAGGCTATCTTCTGGACTTCCTCTTCTGAAAGTTCTCGGTGCCGCCTGTCCACAAGTATGCCCATTTTGCGAGCATCAATGAAGAGAACTTCTCCGCGCCTGTCGCGGTATTTATGGTTCTTCTTATCCCTGGCAACAAACCAGAGGCAGGCAGGAATCATCGTGTTGTAGAATAGCTGTGTTGGGAGTGCTATCATGCAATCCACAATGTCGGCTTCTATGATGTTCTTTCTTATGTCTCCTTCGCCTGAGGTGTTGGATGACATTGAACCGTTGGCAAGCACGAAGCCTGTTATCCCTGCTGGTGATAAGTGATATATGAAGTGTTGGACCCATGCAAAGTTAGCATTACCGGTGGGCGGCATGCCGTATTTCCACCGCGCATCATCCCTGAGGAGGTCGCCTTTCCAGTCTGAGTCGTTAAAGGGTGGATTTGCGAGTATGTAGTTTGCTTTGAGGTCTTTATGGGCGTCGTTCAGGAAGCTGCCTTCGTTGTTCCATTGGATGTCTGCGTCTATTCCCCGGATAGCAAGGTTCATCTTGCACAAGCGCCAGGTGGTCTGGTTGGACTCCTGCCCATAAATGGCAATATCGCCTATTCTTCCGCCGCGTGCTTGTACGAACTTTTCGCTTTGGACGAACATGCCTCCTGAGCCGCAGCAGGGGTCAAAAACGCGTCCTTTGTAAGGTTCAAGCATTTCTACGAGCACTCTTACTATACTTCGTGGGGTGTAGAACTGTCCGCCTTTTTTGCCTTCTGCGTCTGCGAACTGTCCGAGGAAGTATTCGTATACTCTGCCGAGTATGTCTTTGCTCCTGTTTTCCGCATCGCCGAGCCCTATTGTGCCTATGATATCTATTAGCTCTCCGAGGCGTTGCTTATCAAGGGCTGGGCGGGCGTAGTTCTTCGGGAGCACGCCTTTGAGTGAGGGGTTATCTCTTTCTATGACGTCCATGGCGTCATCAACAATTTTGCCTATGGTTGGCTTTTTTGCGTTTTTTTGCAGGTAGTCCCATCGTGCCTCTTTCGGCACCCAGAAGACGTTTTCTGCGAGGTACTCGTCGCGGTCTTCCATGACTTCGTAACGGGCGGCTGGGTCCTTCACATACATGTCGCTTTTAGGGTCGGCGTTCTGCTTTTCCAGCTTTTTGTGATGCTCTTCAAATGCGTCTGATATGTATTTCAGAAAAATCAGGCCAAGGACGACGTGCTTATACTCGGCAGCGTCCATGTTGTTTCTTAGCTTATCAGCCGTCTGCCAGAGCTTTTGCTCAAAGCCAAGATTTGCCCCGTTATCGTTTTTCTTCGCAGCCAATGTTTTACCCTTCGGCATAACCCCCCTTACATCAGTTGGCAGTGAAAGGAATTGGAAGATACCCCCGCCCCATATACTCTTCCGTCTATCCGTTTATTTCTGACTATATCCCTTAATTCGTCTCTCGTTCCCGCATGTATGCGTGATCGTCCTCCGTCTCTCGTCATTTCAATCCCCTACCCTCTTATAAAAGATTCTAACCCCATGAAATGAATAATGCAAATGATTTTGTGCGGGGGAAACGTGGATTACGTGTAAGCCGGGGGTTTGACCTTTTTATCGCCTGCTTTCTGCTTTTTTGTCTCGTTGTTCTTATCCATCGCAGCCCTTAGGAGTTCTCCCAGGTTGCCAAGACCACTTCCGGTTGACTCATCTTTCATGACTTCACCCCTGTACCGGCTAAGCTCTTCCTGCTCTAATTTTTCAGCCACGCCACTCCGGCTCAGGATCATCCTGTTTCGGATTACATCGACTTCCTTTACAATAACCTGCATTCCCGTTCCAACAGGGAACATCCTGTTGTGATTGGCACCACGAGGGGTACCCATCTCTGAGTTGGGTATAAAACCGGCTATCCCGTTGTTCATCTTCAGGAGCACACCGGATGGTAAGGCTTTCTCCACAATGCCGTCAAGGATATCGCCGACCTGAGGCATGGCAATCATTTCGGATTCCAGTTTTTGTTCCATGGAAAGGGATATTCTTTTGCTCTTAATATCTACTTCCCGAACATAAACTTCTACAAGCTGACCTACCTCAACAACTTCTTTGGGGTGTTTGATCCGTCTCCCTGCACCAAATTTTGAGATATGAATCAACCCGTCCACTCCTGGTTCAAGGTTAACAAAGGCGCCATATGGTGCAAGGCTCACAATCGTTCCGTGGACCAGACTATCAACGGGATATTTTTCCGCTGCACTTAAAAAAGGATCCGGTTGCGTTGCCTTAAGGCTTAAGGTGAGACGGTTCTTCTCCCAGTCGAGGGCGATGATTCTTACGGTAACTTCCTGCCCAACATACAGGGCATCTTCTGGTTTTTCAATTCTCTCCCATCCTATCTCACTTAAAGGAATGAGGCCATCAATGCCGCCAAGGTCAACAAAGGCACCAAATCTTTGAATGGACCGAACCGTTCCGGTTAGCTCCATTCCAACTTCAAGGGTCTCCCTGATATTATCACGTTTAATCTGCTGCTCCTCTTCCAGGAGGGCTCTTCGTGAAAGAATAATGTTACGGCCGTCTTCTTCGTATTCGAGCACCTTGAAAGGAAAAGTCTGACCGAGATATGCATCCTTTTCACGGCTTCCCTTGAGGTCTATTTGAGAAAAAGGGCAGAAACACCGTACCTTACCTACGTGTATCTCGAAACCGCCTTTTTGTTCGCTTACCACCTTTCCACTTACCGGCAGATCAGCATCGTAGGCATTACGTATGCCGTTTAAATCAAGGGTGGATAAACCATGTCTGAGGGTTGTCAATCTTTTCACACCATTTTGGAAAGTTACAAAAAAAGCCTCAATCTCATCATCTACCTGCACAGTGTAGCCCCCATGTTCGTCTTTGAACTCTTTAAGGTCTATCACTCCTTCACTTTTTCCATCGAGATTTATATAAACAAAATCTCCGGAAATACTGGCTACCCTGGATGTTACCTTCTGACCTGGTTCAAGCCGCCCTGGAAGCTTGCTGCTTTTTTCAAACAACACTGCAAAATCATCTTCCCCTCCGGTCTCTTCATTGGAAATCTTCCCTTCTTGATAGCTCATTTCAATCTTTTCTTCTGACATATCCTCCAACCTCTTAGCTGATTTTAATGATTATTGGCTTTATTACGTTTCAAAAGATTATACCTTTTATTTTTCGTTGTGTCCATTGTCCTATAGCCTACTCTCACTTAAAAAAATCTCCATGTTTTTAAAAAGGTTGGGAAGTATAAAAAACGTTTAGACTAAAATATAAGTCTGGTCAACCTTTTGCCTCATTAAAATATGTGAGTCGTAAGTGAGAAGTCGGGAGTCGCGATTCGTGCTTCCTCATTCGTCATTCGCAATTCGACATTTAGTAACTACTTCCATCCGAGCATGGTACACAGGTTATCGCTGACATCGCGGGGCTTTTTGCAGCCGTGGGGCCTGATAACAAGGGTTATTGAATCCTTGAGAAGCACTTCTTCTCCGGTTATCTCATCTTCGCCAATTTCGTTACTCCCGTTAAATTTTTGAAGTGCCTTTTTAAAAGACTCCCGGGTCATCTTTTCGGTTCTCAAATTATATTCTCTCATGCTCATGACTTCGCTCAGGATCGAAAGATCAACCAGGGTGCTGTTGAGCCAGTTCAGTGCACACTTATAACCAAAGATCCATGCTATTTTTGTTCCCATTATAGTTTCCTTTAAATCCTCTACCCTATTCCCCACATAGCAGGACCCTATGAACACCCCTTCAATATCGTTTAATTTTGCTGAATTGCTAACCGTATCAAAGAATGTCGTCAGCCTGAATTTGTCTCCGATATAGCCCTTGGTTCCGTGAGATGCCACATAGAGCACACATCTTTTTTCCATCGTATTACTCACATCCACCAGCGCTTCTTTGAAGCTCTCTTTACTGTAAAAGGTCGAATAATAGATAGAATATGTTCCTATAAGCTTTTCCAGCCCGTGGAGAAACGGCAGGATTGATGCCCTCTTGGGATTTTCCTTCGGTGGCCACCAGGGGTTTTCAAGTACAAGGAGTGCCTTATTTACTTTCAATTATTCTCTCGTGCTTTGTATAAATAAATTGTAACCCTTTGAAATGAAAAAAACAAATGGTTTTTTATCAGTTTACTTCCTGAGGGGCAGGCCAAAAATTAAAAAGCGTTGACTATTATTATTACAAAGTGATATTGTAGAGACATGTTCGGTCTTGGATTTCCTGAACTTGTAGTCATATTGATTATAATCCTTTTGGTCTTCGGGGCAGGCAAGCTCCCGGAGATAGGAGGGGCAATCGGTAAGGGTATAAAGAGCTTTAAAAAGGCAACACATGAACCCGAGGAAAAGAATGTAGCCCCGCCAAAAGAGAATAAGGATCAGGAAAAACCCTCTTAATAATTATTGTGGATGAAAAGGTCTTTATAGGGATCGGCTCAAACATCGGCAATAGTTCTGAAAACTGCAC encodes:
- a CDS encoding twin-arginine translocase TatA/TatE family subunit; translated protein: MFGLGFPELVVILIIILLVFGAGKLPEIGGAIGKGIKSFKKATHEPEEKNVAPPKENKDQEKPS
- a CDS encoding Fic family protein, encoding MKFDPTKPYNDLPMLPPKTDLETKAILKKAITAGRALAELKGLGETIPNQSILINSLVLQEAKASSEIENIITTNDALFRAFAAKTSQIDPATKEVLRYREALWEGFNLLKEKQLLTTNLLVKIYQTIKQNNSGIRNTPGTKIANAATGEVVFTPPEGEQIIRDKLANLEKYIHEENTVDHLIKLAVIHYQFETIHPFSDGNGRTGRILNILYLEFNELLDLPVLYLSKYIIEKKTEYYRLLRKVTEFDEWEPWIVYMLDAIEQTALFTKNKIIQIRDLLEDTLKVAKKKLPERVYSKELIELLFHQPYTKGEFLVEEGIAKRQTAAEYLKALEKVGILKSQKLGKERLYLNVKLYELLSG
- a CDS encoding class I SAM-dependent DNA methyltransferase, yielding MPKGKTLAAKKNDNGANLGFEQKLWQTADKLRNNMDAAEYKHVVLGLIFLKYISDAFEEHHKKLEKQNADPKSDMYVKDPAARYEVMEDRDEYLAENVFWVPKEARWDYLQKNAKKPTIGKIVDDAMDVIERDNPSLKGVLPKNYARPALDKQRLGELIDIIGTIGLGDAENRSKDILGRVYEYFLGQFADAEGKKGGQFYTPRSIVRVLVEMLEPYKGRVFDPCCGSGGMFVQSEKFVQARGGRIGDIAIYGQESNQTTWRLCKMNLAIRGIDADIQWNNEGSFLNDAHKDLKANYILANPPFNDSDWKGDLLRDDARWKYGMPPTGNANFAWVQHFIYHLSPAGITGFVLANGSMSSNTSGEGDIRKNIIEADIVDCMIALPTQLFYNTMIPACLWFVARDKKNHKYRDRRGEVLFIDARKMGILVDRRHRELSEEEVQKIALTYHAWRGEGGTYEDVKGFCKSVTLEDIRGHGHVLTPGRYVGAEAVEDDGEPFHEKITRLTTTLKEQFAESARLEAEIKKNLRGLGYEI
- a CDS encoding S1 RNA-binding domain-containing protein produces the protein MSEEKIEMSYQEGKISNEETGGEDDFAVLFEKSSKLPGRLEPGQKVTSRVASISGDFVYINLDGKSEGVIDLKEFKDEHGGYTVQVDDEIEAFFVTFQNGVKRLTTLRHGLSTLDLNGIRNAYDADLPVSGKVVSEQKGGFEIHVGKVRCFCPFSQIDLKGSREKDAYLGQTFPFKVLEYEEDGRNIILSRRALLEEEQQIKRDNIRETLEVGMELTGTVRSIQRFGAFVDLGGIDGLIPLSEIGWERIEKPEDALYVGQEVTVRIIALDWEKNRLTLSLKATQPDPFLSAAEKYPVDSLVHGTIVSLAPYGAFVNLEPGVDGLIHISKFGAGRRIKHPKEVVEVGQLVEVYVREVDIKSKRISLSMEQKLESEMIAMPQVGDILDGIVEKALPSGVLLKMNNGIAGFIPNSEMGTPRGANHNRMFPVGTGMQVIVKEVDVIRNRMILSRSGVAEKLEQEELSRYRGEVMKDESTGSGLGNLGELLRAAMDKNNETKKQKAGDKKVKPPAYT